Proteins encoded by one window of Ochrobactrum sp. BTU1:
- a CDS encoding ABC transporter permease produces MISPEFIRRFRRNRGAVAGLLFLVAMVFIAVFAPLLVQHSPWDMVQRPFLKPFTISGMPLGSDALGRDVAAGIAYGARVSLLVGLSATIASLFIGITVGAVAGYYGSWVDTTLMRFTEIFQVIPGVALAIVLVAIFQPSVYSIVAAIALVSWPPVARLVRSEFLTLSQREFVQAALLAGQSNLRIIVTQILPNAASSIIVMGSLMVATAILLESALSFLGLGDPNMMSWGYMVGAARSALRQAWWVAVFPGIAIMITVLALNLFGEGLSDGLNTRLDGRLK; encoded by the coding sequence ATGATAAGTCCCGAATTTATTCGCCGTTTCAGACGTAATAGAGGTGCCGTTGCCGGTCTCCTGTTTCTTGTCGCCATGGTGTTTATTGCGGTGTTTGCACCGCTTCTGGTTCAGCACAGTCCTTGGGATATGGTTCAGCGACCATTCCTCAAGCCATTCACCATCAGTGGCATGCCATTGGGTTCTGATGCGCTTGGCCGCGATGTGGCTGCTGGAATTGCTTATGGGGCACGGGTTTCGCTTCTTGTTGGCTTGTCAGCAACGATTGCCAGCTTGTTCATTGGTATCACCGTTGGGGCTGTTGCAGGCTATTACGGCTCATGGGTTGATACGACGCTGATGCGCTTTACGGAAATCTTTCAGGTCATCCCCGGTGTTGCTCTGGCGATTGTTCTGGTCGCAATCTTTCAGCCATCCGTCTACTCAATAGTGGCTGCAATTGCACTGGTCTCCTGGCCTCCCGTCGCGCGACTAGTGCGAAGCGAGTTTCTTACGCTTTCTCAGCGCGAGTTTGTTCAGGCTGCACTGCTGGCGGGTCAATCCAATCTCAGGATCATCGTAACGCAGATACTCCCGAACGCGGCCTCATCAATCATCGTGATGGGTTCGCTTATGGTCGCGACTGCTATTCTACTGGAATCGGCGCTGAGCTTTCTGGGGCTGGGAGATCCGAATATGATGAGCTGGGGTTATATGGTTGGAGCGGCCCGCTCAGCGCTCAGACAGGCATGGTGGGTTGCTGTGTTTCCCGGCATTGCGATTATGATCACTGTGCTTGCACTTAATCTTTTCGGTGAAGGTTTAAGCGATGGTTTAAATACACGGCTGGATGGAAGACTGAAATGA
- a CDS encoding aminotransferase class III-fold pyridoxal phosphate-dependent enzyme, producing the protein MKSNSARERDIEGHMHPQTDARIHEEIGPMLIEKGDGIYIVDSEGNRYIEGMAGLWCASLGFSERRLVEAAYKQSLSLPYQQIFAHRGNQPTVDLAHALLAKAPGSMSKVLFQCSGSEAVDTAIKLVWYYQAALGRPEKRKIISRLKSYHGTTIAAASLTGLPNMHKGFGIPIDGFITVTAPHAYRNAKPGESDEEFASRLAAELEETILSEGPETIGAFFAEPVMGTGGVLVPPATYFEKVQAVLKKYDVLFVADEVICGFGRTGEYWGSDAMGIKPDMLTCAKGLSSAYFPISALLISDEIYQVMADRTHEFGGFGHGFTYGGHPVGAAVALETLKIYEEMNIAAKVKALEPQFLGGLRRFANHPIVGEARGIGLMGALEFVADKATKAPFDPSLKIAQRVSDALRKRGVLLRALGDSLVCAPPLIITPAEIDVILKALGESLDEVASSL; encoded by the coding sequence ATGAAAAGCAATTCTGCCCGCGAACGCGACATTGAGGGGCATATGCATCCTCAGACAGATGCAAGGATTCATGAGGAAATCGGCCCGATGCTGATCGAAAAAGGCGACGGCATCTACATTGTCGATTCTGAAGGAAATCGATACATCGAGGGCATGGCGGGTCTTTGGTGTGCATCATTGGGCTTCAGTGAGCGTCGTTTGGTGGAGGCTGCATATAAGCAGTCGCTCTCGCTGCCATACCAGCAGATCTTTGCACATCGCGGAAATCAGCCGACGGTTGATCTTGCGCATGCACTTCTGGCCAAGGCGCCGGGATCAATGTCGAAAGTGCTGTTTCAGTGTTCCGGTTCTGAAGCGGTGGATACTGCAATTAAGCTGGTGTGGTATTATCAGGCGGCATTGGGGCGTCCGGAAAAACGGAAGATCATATCCCGTCTGAAAAGCTATCATGGGACGACGATCGCCGCTGCCAGCTTGACTGGTCTGCCAAATATGCACAAAGGATTTGGTATTCCGATTGATGGTTTCATCACGGTTACGGCACCACATGCATATCGCAACGCGAAGCCGGGTGAAAGTGACGAGGAATTTGCCTCCCGACTGGCTGCAGAGCTCGAAGAGACCATTCTTAGTGAGGGACCTGAGACAATCGGCGCGTTCTTTGCAGAACCTGTTATGGGTACCGGCGGTGTTCTTGTTCCACCTGCGACTTATTTTGAAAAAGTGCAGGCTGTCCTCAAGAAATATGATGTGTTGTTCGTTGCCGATGAGGTGATTTGCGGATTTGGTCGTACGGGCGAGTATTGGGGCTCCGATGCCATGGGTATCAAGCCGGATATGCTGACCTGTGCCAAGGGGCTTTCCTCGGCCTATTTCCCAATTTCTGCACTGCTCATCTCCGATGAGATCTATCAGGTGATGGCTGACCGGACCCACGAGTTTGGTGGCTTTGGTCATGGCTTCACCTATGGGGGGCATCCGGTGGGTGCTGCGGTGGCGTTGGAAACCCTTAAAATCTATGAGGAGATGAATATAGCTGCCAAAGTGAAGGCGCTGGAGCCGCAATTTCTGGGAGGGTTGCGCCGTTTCGCTAATCACCCGATCGTTGGTGAAGCTCGTGGGATTGGGCTTATGGGCGCGCTAGAATTTGTTGCTGATAAGGCAACCAAGGCTCCTTTCGATCCGTCGCTGAAAATTGCGCAGCGTGTGTCGGACGCATTGCGTAAACGGGGAGTATTGTTGAGAGCGCTCGGCGATAGTCTCGTTTGCGCTCCGCCACTCATCATCACGCCAGCCGAGATTGATGTTATTTTGAAGGCGCTTGGTGAATCATTGGATGAGGTTGCGTCGTCTCTTTAA
- a CDS encoding ABC transporter ATP-binding protein: MSNTSPILQIENLSISLPRGADRSLAVEDVSLDVLAGQTTCIVGESGSGKSMIASAVMGLLAKPYVAPAGGKIIFEGSDILHKTEEEFRKLRGVRLGMIFQEPMTSLNPVMRIGEQIGEVLDAHVSLSRAERQARIISSLRDVGLPSPEKIANSYPFRLSGGQRQRVMIAAAMVLEPTLLIADEPTTALDVTTQAQILKLMREIQTRKKMAMIFITHDFGVVAEIADQVLVMKLGKVVEKGVASEVLRSPQHEYTRSLIAAIPKGAADPAKKPLQAKSLLQVTSLKKIFTIGRSFFGEAHVVKAIDDVSFDLRKGETLGLVGESGSGKSTIGRSIVGLLRGVTGEMSLEGENVPSDIRKRSSALRARIQMVFQDPYASLNPRQTIAQALIAGPVQMGMSGQDARERAAGLLDRVGLKRDALDRYPHEFSGGQRQRVAIARALIMQPDIIVADEAVSALDVSVQAQVLALFKEVKESFGLTMLFITHDLRVAADICDRIAVLQNGKLVEIGTVAEIIASPKQDYTRQLIQSSPNFHTMMSS, from the coding sequence ATGAGCAACACTTCACCCATTCTGCAGATTGAAAACCTTTCCATCAGTCTTCCACGCGGCGCCGATCGAAGTTTGGCTGTGGAAGACGTCTCACTTGACGTTCTCGCAGGCCAGACGACCTGTATCGTCGGGGAAAGCGGGTCAGGAAAATCCATGATTGCAAGCGCAGTCATGGGCCTACTTGCTAAGCCGTATGTGGCGCCGGCTGGTGGAAAGATCATTTTTGAAGGCTCTGATATTCTCCACAAGACGGAGGAAGAGTTTCGCAAACTGCGCGGCGTACGACTTGGCATGATCTTTCAGGAGCCTATGACGTCGCTCAACCCGGTCATGCGGATTGGGGAGCAGATTGGCGAAGTTCTGGATGCACATGTTTCTCTGTCCAGGGCCGAAAGACAGGCGCGCATCATCTCATCTCTGCGGGATGTTGGTTTGCCTTCGCCGGAAAAAATTGCCAACAGTTACCCCTTTCGCTTGTCCGGCGGACAGCGTCAGCGTGTAATGATTGCTGCTGCAATGGTTCTGGAGCCAACGCTGCTGATTGCCGATGAGCCGACCACTGCTTTGGATGTGACAACGCAGGCTCAGATCTTGAAGCTTATGCGTGAGATTCAGACCCGCAAAAAAATGGCGATGATCTTTATCACCCATGATTTCGGTGTAGTTGCAGAAATTGCCGATCAGGTCTTAGTTATGAAGCTGGGAAAGGTCGTGGAAAAGGGCGTCGCATCCGAAGTTCTGCGTTCGCCGCAGCACGAATATACGCGCAGCCTGATTGCGGCTATTCCAAAAGGCGCTGCAGATCCAGCAAAAAAGCCTCTGCAAGCAAAGAGTTTGCTTCAGGTGACGTCGCTTAAAAAAATATTCACGATTGGTCGCAGTTTTTTCGGCGAAGCTCATGTGGTGAAAGCAATTGATGATGTTTCCTTTGATCTTAGAAAAGGGGAGACTTTAGGGCTGGTTGGTGAATCAGGCTCGGGAAAATCAACGATTGGCCGTAGCATCGTTGGGCTTCTTCGTGGGGTAACTGGAGAGATGTCTCTCGAAGGAGAAAATGTTCCAAGCGATATCCGTAAACGTTCTTCAGCCTTGCGCGCGCGCATTCAGATGGTCTTTCAGGACCCCTACGCGTCGCTCAATCCGCGTCAGACGATTGCGCAAGCGTTGATTGCTGGGCCCGTTCAAATGGGGATGTCCGGGCAGGATGCGCGTGAACGCGCGGCAGGTCTGCTTGATCGGGTTGGGTTGAAGCGAGATGCGCTGGACCGTTATCCGCACGAGTTTTCCGGTGGGCAGCGACAGAGAGTTGCAATTGCCCGTGCGCTTATTATGCAGCCTGATATTATTGTGGCTGATGAAGCTGTTTCGGCGCTTGATGTCTCCGTTCAGGCTCAGGTTCTGGCTCTATTCAAGGAGGTCAAGGAGAGTTTCGGCCTGACGATGCTGTTCATTACGCATGATCTGCGCGTTGCCGCCGATATTTGCGACCGAATAGCGGTTCTTCAAAACGGAAAACTTGTCGAAATTGGAACTGTTGCGGAAATTATAGCTTCTCCAAAGCAGGATTACACCCGACAACTGATCCAGAGTTCGCCGAATTTCCATACAATGATGAGCAGCTAA
- a CDS encoding IclR family transcriptional regulator: MTDNQKRENGVKSLHLAFDVLEVVASEDGEIGVSELAAKLGTTKATVFRHLQTLVERGYLAQNHETQRYHMGVRSYLLGQAAAGRISILSASQEPAKTLRDEIGETVVVSTIGLRGLTVLMTLLGKSNLEIGVRIGSALELHATAQGKIGIAYGGSALLTQLKRKELRALTPSTITDVKQLEAECQTIRACGFASSPNEDTVGINAIAAPIFDGNSNAVGALAIVGSIQNIGVPVVPQQVDAVLRAAQRVSWSLGYKGTIP, translated from the coding sequence GTGACTGACAATCAAAAACGTGAAAATGGCGTGAAATCGCTGCATCTTGCCTTTGATGTTTTGGAAGTTGTCGCGTCAGAGGATGGCGAAATTGGCGTCAGCGAACTCGCCGCCAAACTTGGTACGACCAAAGCAACAGTATTTCGTCACCTTCAAACGTTGGTTGAGCGTGGATATCTGGCACAGAACCACGAAACGCAACGCTATCATATGGGTGTGCGTTCCTATCTGCTTGGGCAGGCTGCGGCAGGCCGCATCAGCATCCTTTCCGCATCACAGGAGCCTGCAAAGACATTGCGGGACGAAATCGGAGAAACAGTGGTGGTCTCAACCATTGGTCTTCGCGGCCTGACAGTTCTGATGACACTGCTGGGCAAGTCAAATTTGGAAATAGGCGTTCGGATCGGCAGCGCATTGGAGCTTCACGCAACGGCGCAGGGAAAAATAGGGATTGCCTATGGCGGAAGTGCTCTTCTCACACAACTAAAGCGCAAAGAATTAAGAGCCCTCACGCCCAGCACCATCACCGATGTCAAACAACTCGAAGCGGAATGCCAGACCATTCGAGCCTGTGGCTTTGCCAGTTCACCGAATGAAGATACAGTTGGCATCAACGCAATAGCCGCTCCCATTTTTGATGGGAACTCAAATGCGGTTGGCGCTTTGGCTATCGTCGGATCAATACAGAATATAGGTGTTCCTGTTGTGCCTCAGCAGGTTGATGCAGTCTTACGCGCTGCACAACGCGTATCCTGGTCATTGGGATATAAAGGTACGATTCCCTGA
- a CDS encoding amidohydrolase, protein MSVADTIVKNAKIYTVDALRPWASAFAIAEGRFVAIGSNEDVAPHIGQSTKIVDAKGAVILPGLIDGHAHAFEGARSDLFELEISPSHDFDRIIAAVSDAVRHKRPGEWLIGGGWSAGKLLPQLAEESSLERLDKASQGHPTVLYDLSHHTAFANSIAMKIAGINEDSAVAGGTIVRYADGRPAGLFLETAYSLLEEASPTLSEDDRRLTALHATKLFNKHGVVGFAQALTSEVIMSTFKALDEKNELNAWIATYISMDTILTPARDGIGQPAVEKRAQYNSTHIAVDYVKFFMDGVPASLTAAFSKPYGGMSELVSSMIQVEALAKQIETLDAQGIHVKVHAIGDQAIRDTLDAIEIVRKNNGKDGPQHSIAHLSYIDCNDIPRLAALNVAADICPPLWFPNITLETNIRLLGEERGSNAWSIRDILTSGADVTVGTDWPAIAQSPNPWPGMAALITRQDPSNNYPGTFRPEQALTIYEALPLYTINVARSLGFSDQTGSIEAGKCADFIILDRDIFEIEPSEIKDVSIQATYFAGKKVYQA, encoded by the coding sequence ATGAGTGTCGCAGATACGATTGTTAAGAATGCAAAAATCTACACCGTGGACGCACTTCGTCCATGGGCATCGGCCTTCGCTATTGCAGAGGGCCGATTTGTAGCGATCGGTAGCAACGAAGACGTTGCTCCGCATATTGGCCAGTCTACAAAGATAGTCGACGCGAAAGGCGCCGTTATTCTGCCGGGGCTTATTGATGGTCATGCCCACGCCTTTGAAGGCGCAAGATCAGATCTTTTTGAGCTGGAGATTTCACCATCTCATGACTTTGATCGGATAATTGCGGCGGTCTCCGATGCCGTACGCCATAAAAGGCCGGGCGAATGGCTAATAGGCGGAGGATGGAGCGCCGGAAAACTGTTACCACAGCTGGCGGAAGAGTCGTCGCTAGAACGACTGGATAAAGCCTCTCAGGGTCACCCAACTGTGCTTTACGACCTGAGCCACCATACGGCATTCGCAAACTCTATCGCCATGAAAATTGCGGGTATCAATGAAGATAGTGCAGTCGCTGGCGGAACAATCGTGCGTTACGCGGATGGCCGCCCAGCAGGGCTTTTTCTGGAAACAGCGTATTCCTTACTTGAAGAAGCAAGCCCTACATTGTCGGAGGATGACCGCCGACTGACTGCCCTTCATGCAACCAAGCTCTTCAACAAACACGGAGTGGTTGGTTTTGCCCAGGCCCTGACATCAGAAGTGATTATGAGCACCTTTAAGGCGCTTGACGAGAAAAATGAACTCAACGCCTGGATAGCAACCTATATTTCCATGGACACTATCCTTACACCGGCCAGAGATGGAATAGGTCAGCCAGCAGTAGAAAAGCGCGCGCAGTATAATTCAACACATATTGCGGTCGATTATGTAAAATTCTTCATGGATGGTGTACCTGCATCGCTAACAGCTGCATTTTCAAAACCATATGGTGGTATGAGCGAACTAGTGTCTTCGATGATTCAGGTCGAAGCGCTGGCAAAGCAGATTGAAACGCTAGATGCTCAGGGCATCCATGTAAAAGTGCACGCGATCGGCGATCAGGCGATTCGTGACACCCTGGACGCCATTGAGATTGTACGCAAGAACAATGGCAAAGACGGCCCACAGCATTCTATTGCGCATCTAAGCTACATTGACTGCAATGACATTCCGCGCCTCGCGGCATTGAATGTGGCTGCAGACATCTGCCCGCCACTCTGGTTTCCTAACATAACACTGGAAACCAACATCAGATTGCTGGGCGAAGAGCGAGGCAGCAATGCTTGGTCGATACGCGATATATTGACGTCAGGCGCCGATGTCACAGTCGGTACTGATTGGCCTGCCATTGCCCAATCCCCAAATCCATGGCCCGGAATGGCCGCACTGATCACACGTCAGGACCCTTCCAACAATTATCCCGGCACCTTTCGACCAGAACAGGCTCTGACGATCTATGAAGCACTACCGCTTTACACCATAAACGTCGCCAGGAGCCTCGGTTTTTCCGATCAGACCGGTTCAATCGAAGCGGGAAAATGCGCTGACTTTATAATTCTTGACCGCGATATTTTTGAAATCGAACCATCAGAGATCAAAGATGTAAGCATTCAAGCTACATATTTCGCAGGCAAAAAGGTCTATCAGGCTTAA
- a CDS encoding ABC transporter substrate-binding protein has product MLYSRRQFLVAGAATTAVLYGGLPIPAHSEASGVLNIAVFPEPTSLVAGVGTTGPSMMVIGNIYDGLLRYDENLQPLPNLATEWSISDDHLSYTFKLKEGVKWHDGQPFTAEDVVFSVDKYMRTLGPRVRVVMASVESIKAVDDLTVEFKLKQPFPAFIGIFDVSTLPIVPKHQLGGVDLSKPVQVQPIGTGAFKFVAWERGAYIQLAANDDFHEPGMPKIKNIYWHIIPDASSRAVAFESGKVDVLPGGTIEFFDVTRLQEMDGVTVTTKGWEKLCPISFMWINHRNPVLANLKVRQALMHAINRDALAQIVWQGFAQPATGPFSRGTAGYTDQTTNYIFDTDKAKALLDEAGYKGETIRLLPLQFGEVWVRMAEAVRQNLQQAGFKVEMVSADVPTTLSLQSNWDFDLAFTLIYTNGDPALGVSRNYVSSEIKKGSPFNNVGGYSNARVDELFSLARVEADPEKQKQLYAEVQKILVDDVAEAWLLDLTYPTVYRSKINSPINTGLGINDSLARASIS; this is encoded by the coding sequence ATGCTGTATTCTCGTCGCCAGTTTCTTGTTGCAGGTGCCGCCACTACTGCTGTTTTATACGGCGGGTTACCAATTCCTGCGCATAGTGAAGCTTCGGGTGTCTTAAACATCGCTGTTTTCCCGGAGCCGACCTCGCTTGTTGCAGGTGTAGGCACAACGGGGCCATCCATGATGGTGATTGGCAATATTTATGACGGCTTGTTGCGGTATGATGAGAATCTACAACCTCTCCCAAACCTCGCGACCGAGTGGAGCATCAGCGATGATCACCTTAGTTATACGTTCAAGCTTAAAGAAGGTGTGAAGTGGCATGATGGTCAGCCGTTTACAGCGGAAGATGTTGTCTTCAGTGTCGACAAATATATGCGCACGCTCGGACCTCGGGTTCGGGTGGTTATGGCAAGTGTTGAGTCAATCAAGGCTGTCGATGACCTGACCGTTGAGTTTAAACTTAAACAGCCGTTCCCCGCTTTTATCGGTATTTTTGATGTCAGTACCCTGCCAATCGTGCCAAAGCATCAGCTCGGTGGGGTCGATCTCAGCAAGCCTGTTCAGGTTCAGCCAATCGGTACGGGCGCGTTCAAATTCGTTGCTTGGGAAAGAGGGGCTTATATCCAGCTCGCTGCCAATGACGATTTTCACGAACCAGGCATGCCAAAAATCAAAAACATTTATTGGCATATCATTCCGGATGCATCGTCACGGGCGGTAGCGTTTGAATCCGGAAAGGTCGATGTCCTGCCCGGTGGCACCATTGAATTTTTTGATGTAACGCGTCTGCAGGAAATGGATGGTGTAACGGTAACGACCAAGGGCTGGGAAAAGCTATGTCCGATCAGCTTTATGTGGATCAATCACCGCAATCCGGTTCTCGCTAATCTCAAGGTCAGACAGGCGTTAATGCATGCGATTAATCGCGATGCGCTGGCTCAAATTGTCTGGCAGGGGTTTGCTCAGCCTGCGACTGGACCATTCAGCCGTGGCACGGCTGGTTATACTGACCAGACGACAAATTATATCTTTGATACAGACAAGGCAAAAGCCCTCCTTGATGAAGCTGGATATAAAGGTGAGACCATTCGTCTTCTACCGCTGCAATTTGGTGAAGTGTGGGTAAGAATGGCTGAAGCAGTCAGGCAAAACCTGCAACAGGCAGGCTTCAAGGTAGAGATGGTCAGTGCCGATGTTCCAACAACGCTGTCGCTGCAGTCGAATTGGGATTTCGATCTTGCTTTCACGCTGATCTATACCAATGGCGATCCAGCATTGGGGGTCTCCAGGAATTACGTTTCCAGCGAGATCAAGAAGGGGTCACCTTTCAATAATGTTGGCGGATATTCTAATGCACGTGTTGATGAATTATTTTCACTCGCCCGTGTAGAGGCAGATCCTGAAAAGCAGAAGCAGCTTTATGCTGAAGTGCAGAAGATATTGGTGGATGACGTCGCTGAGGCATGGTTGCTGGACCTGACCTATCCAACTGTGTATCGAAGCAAAATCAACAGCCCGATCAATACCGGCCTTGGCATCAACGACAGTCTGGCCAGAGCCTCTATATCCTGA
- a CDS encoding ABC transporter permease, whose product MFQFVAQRLFLGVFTLVIIAIINFLLIRAAPGDPATVMAGEAGAADEIFMQQLRERFSLDEPILVQLWSYLVNLAHLDLGMSYRQNKPVLELILDRLPATLLLTGSAFILSIVIGIIIGMFMSAKVGSWKDTGMSVLVTVFYATPVYWLAIVSILVFSVWNPWLPAFGYETIGSGYTGLARAGDVAMHMIQPTVVLATFYIAIYARMTRVTMLEVAGQDFVKTARAKGLSQSRILRSHVLRNALLPVVTLAGLQAGAMVGGAVLIETVFAWPGMGRLLFEALTQRDYSLLLGTFLVTAALAIVFNIITDVIYTFVDPRIEL is encoded by the coding sequence TTGTTTCAATTCGTTGCGCAAAGGTTGTTCCTTGGCGTTTTTACACTCGTCATCATCGCGATCATAAATTTTCTTCTCATCCGCGCGGCTCCCGGTGATCCTGCAACCGTCATGGCTGGAGAAGCCGGGGCGGCGGACGAAATATTCATGCAGCAGTTGCGCGAACGCTTCAGTCTGGATGAGCCAATTCTTGTTCAGCTATGGTCTTATCTTGTTAATCTCGCTCATCTCGATCTTGGGATGTCTTATCGACAAAACAAGCCTGTGCTTGAACTGATCCTGGACCGGCTTCCGGCAACATTGTTGTTGACCGGATCTGCATTCATACTTTCGATCGTGATCGGTATCATCATCGGTATGTTTATGAGTGCCAAAGTCGGTTCATGGAAAGATACCGGCATGAGTGTTCTGGTGACCGTTTTCTATGCAACACCGGTTTATTGGCTCGCAATAGTATCGATATTGGTCTTCTCCGTCTGGAACCCATGGTTGCCCGCATTTGGTTACGAAACGATCGGTTCCGGTTATACGGGGCTGGCCAGAGCGGGTGATGTTGCAATGCACATGATTCAGCCGACCGTTGTGCTCGCAACCTTCTATATTGCTATCTACGCCCGAATGACACGTGTAACGATGCTTGAAGTTGCGGGTCAAGATTTTGTGAAGACCGCCCGCGCAAAAGGCTTGTCGCAATCTCGAATTTTACGCAGCCATGTTCTACGCAATGCACTATTGCCTGTTGTTACCCTTGCAGGTCTTCAGGCAGGGGCTATGGTTGGCGGGGCCGTTCTCATCGAGACTGTATTTGCATGGCCAGGAATGGGGCGTTTGCTGTTTGAGGCGCTGACACAGCGCGATTACAGTCTTCTGCTTGGCACCTTCCTTGTGACAGCAGCGCTTGCGATCGTCTTCAACATTATTACCGACGTAATCTATACATTCGTCGATCCGAGGATCGAGCTATGA